A section of the Candidatus Moraniibacteriota bacterium genome encodes:
- a CDS encoding glycosyltransferase, whose translation MATRRRIIHLIHSLGNGGCENMLLRTLPLVSDFEHLVLTLKEPGELAPKFRPVGIPVESINTHHLLSPAGIRRLRARVQEKNPDIIITYLFHADVLGRLALIGATHAPIVPFLRTTFNHPRYAIARIFEWLSKPLVRRYLANSEAVKDFYVQRIGVAAENITVIPNGIDTGYFDQLTPDPELRATLTIGPDNFVITCVANLHPNKGHEFLLKAFEALWPDFPHLRLLLVGDGKERRNIETIIASFRSKDAIRLLGRRSDVPAILKLSHLFVLPTLFEGQSNAILEAMAAGVPVISTDIPENRACIEHETTGFLVPAENVSRLSEAIKQLITDPAAAQSIMVQAKTTIKVRHGLVSIAQDWNDFLHSI comes from the coding sequence ATGGCAACTAGGCGCCGCATCATCCACCTCATCCATTCGCTCGGAAACGGCGGCTGTGAGAACATGTTGCTTCGCACTCTGCCGCTCGTTTCTGACTTTGAACACCTGGTTCTGACCCTGAAAGAACCGGGTGAGCTCGCGCCGAAATTCAGGCCGGTCGGCATCCCGGTGGAATCGATCAACACTCACCACCTACTGAGCCCTGCTGGAATTCGACGGCTCAGAGCACGTGTCCAGGAGAAGAATCCCGATATCATCATCACCTATCTCTTTCACGCTGACGTCCTCGGCCGCCTCGCGCTCATCGGCGCCACTCATGCACCGATCGTCCCTTTCCTCCGAACCACCTTCAATCATCCCCGCTACGCGATTGCTCGGATCTTCGAATGGCTCTCGAAACCTCTTGTTCGGCGCTATCTCGCCAATTCTGAAGCCGTCAAAGACTTTTACGTCCAGCGTATCGGCGTAGCAGCTGAAAACATCACGGTCATCCCAAATGGGATCGATACCGGGTACTTTGACCAACTCACTCCCGATCCAGAACTTCGGGCTACGCTCACTATCGGTCCGGATAATTTCGTCATCACCTGCGTGGCCAATCTCCACCCGAATAAGGGTCATGAATTTCTGCTGAAAGCCTTCGAAGCTCTCTGGCCAGACTTCCCGCATCTACGACTCCTCCTGGTCGGAGACGGTAAAGAGCGAAGGAATATAGAGACCATAATCGCCTCCTTTCGTTCGAAGGACGCCATCCGACTCCTCGGTCGACGGAGCGACGTACCCGCCATTTTGAAACTCTCCCACCTCTTCGTGTTGCCGACGCTCTTCGAAGGCCAGTCCAATGCTATCCTAGAGGCAATGGCCGCCGGCGTCCCCGTCATCTCGACCGATATCCCCGAAAACCGCGCTTGCATCGAACATGAGACAACAGGTTTCCTCGTCCCAGCAGAAAATGTTAGTCGTCTTTCAGAGGCTATCAAGCAACTTATCACTGATCCAGCTGCCGCTCAGAGCATCATGGTACAGGCCAAAACCACCATCAAAGTCCGCCATGGACTGGTCTCAATTGCGCAGGACTGGAATGATTTCCTTCACTCTATATGA
- a CDS encoding methyltransferase domain-containing protein, with protein sequence MRERFISLFSDPIDGSAITLNAFKKDGEHVVDGVLESNSNWYPIIDGIPRFLVGELRQNMLQEKLTFFRTYRERLTASAEAEWQGAIDAINDLDAFLAHQKKTGESFAYEWKYIYRENDYEQQNFLHFLSPFVKEADLTGKRTLDIGCGSGRFTKWAALSGAEMAIGSDLGESVAVAYEMTKELPNACIIQADIYAMPFHGAFDFAYSIGVLHHLPEPKQGFLALPKVLKQGGRFLIWVYNRRDNGRALYFYEPLRAVLRHLPKPILYKLCYLPGGVVHGINLFGRWIADIGFPDLEKKLPFNYYRHFPFNMKLNDAFDVLATPKSNYYFVETIEEWFAAAHLKNTKSYEHPEAGITATGIYGN encoded by the coding sequence ATGCGTGAACGATTCATCAGTCTGTTCTCGGACCCCATCGATGGTTCAGCCATTACCCTCAATGCCTTCAAAAAAGACGGCGAACACGTAGTCGATGGCGTCCTCGAGAGCAACTCAAACTGGTACCCAATCATTGATGGCATTCCGCGCTTCCTCGTAGGCGAACTTCGACAGAACATGCTCCAGGAAAAGCTCACGTTCTTCCGCACGTATCGTGAACGACTTACGGCAAGCGCCGAGGCTGAGTGGCAGGGCGCGATTGATGCGATCAATGATCTCGATGCCTTCCTCGCCCATCAAAAGAAGACCGGGGAAAGTTTCGCCTACGAATGGAAATACATTTATCGCGAGAACGACTATGAGCAACAGAACTTCCTCCACTTCCTCAGCCCTTTTGTAAAGGAAGCGGATCTCACCGGAAAGCGTACGCTCGATATTGGCTGCGGGTCCGGTCGATTCACGAAATGGGCTGCGCTCTCTGGCGCTGAGATGGCGATCGGCTCCGACCTTGGCGAAAGCGTCGCTGTCGCTTACGAGATGACAAAAGAACTACCGAATGCCTGCATCATCCAGGCCGACATTTATGCGATGCCGTTCCATGGAGCCTTTGACTTTGCCTACTCCATCGGCGTCCTCCACCACTTACCCGAGCCGAAACAAGGATTTCTTGCGCTTCCGAAAGTACTGAAACAAGGCGGGCGTTTCCTTATCTGGGTGTACAATCGCCGAGACAATGGGCGGGCACTCTATTTCTACGAGCCACTCCGTGCCGTCCTCCGACACCTTCCCAAGCCAATCCTGTACAAGCTCTGTTATCTCCCCGGCGGAGTCGTCCATGGTATCAACCTCTTCGGTCGCTGGATTGCCGATATTGGTTTCCCCGATCTTGAGAAAAAACTTCCCTTCAACTACTACCGCCATTTCCCGTTCAATATGAAATTGAATGATGCTTTTGATGTCCTCGCCACACCAAAAAGCAATTACTATTTCGTCGAAACAATTGAGGAGTGGTTCGCAGCGGCACATCTGAAAAATACAAAATCATACGAGCATCCAGAGGCCGGTATCACCGCAACGGGTATCTATGGCAACTAG
- a CDS encoding glycosyltransferase translates to MKPIVLLFQPYLRQHILNFGRGLQKVDFVWQQSKTKKFSYASLPDFDREMRRRKDSWFVRLRRILGIPNIRIKLTTSGDVLFTYGCFLFSNRPFVTYLETGLAPFSYDVGIAKNPIARFIIALSILSPQCKQLIFMSEASRKSFFASVHYPSWITTAAAQKACVVYPLVDTTAAPPKGWSGSLKLLFAGLFYMKGGIELAHGFEALRKKNHNVTLTIITVLRMIKEQDLNYLRSIPGLTLIDAKLNEAEMREMYRTHDIFVLPTFREGFGLVLIEALAHGMPIIATDQYATTEMVIDNENGFVYPDHPLKDYDPETYRMLGKYYSPADFYTDLFRFQDEGKMKPIESFIETSVERFLLDHTLLSRFSQSSIELYERKFAAQKISDQIEAVFLEAASGK, encoded by the coding sequence ATGAAACCGATCGTATTGCTTTTCCAGCCATATTTACGTCAACACATACTAAACTTTGGCAGAGGTCTACAAAAAGTCGACTTTGTTTGGCAACAATCAAAGACCAAAAAGTTCAGCTACGCATCGTTGCCAGATTTTGATCGAGAGATGCGGCGACGGAAGGATTCGTGGTTTGTCAGATTACGTCGCATTTTGGGAATACCCAACATTAGGATCAAGCTTACGACTAGCGGTGATGTACTATTCACCTATGGCTGTTTCCTTTTTTCCAACCGTCCGTTTGTCACATACCTCGAGACAGGACTCGCCCCGTTCAGTTACGACGTTGGTATAGCAAAAAATCCTATCGCTCGGTTCATCATCGCGTTATCAATTCTCTCCCCGCAATGCAAACAGCTCATTTTTATGAGCGAAGCTTCGCGCAAAAGCTTCTTTGCTTCCGTTCATTACCCGTCTTGGATAACCACCGCCGCCGCTCAAAAAGCTTGCGTAGTGTACCCACTCGTTGATACAACAGCAGCACCGCCAAAAGGCTGGTCGGGATCTCTCAAACTTCTCTTTGCTGGGCTCTTTTACATGAAGGGCGGAATCGAGCTTGCCCACGGTTTCGAGGCATTAAGGAAGAAGAACCACAATGTCACGCTGACCATCATAACCGTTCTTCGTATGATTAAAGAACAGGACTTGAACTATCTACGATCAATTCCTGGACTCACTCTCATTGATGCAAAACTAAATGAAGCAGAAATGCGGGAGATGTACCGAACACATGATATTTTTGTTCTCCCAACTTTTCGCGAGGGTTTTGGCCTCGTCCTTATCGAGGCACTGGCACATGGTATGCCAATCATAGCGACAGACCAGTATGCGACAACGGAGATGGTTATCGATAATGAGAACGGATTCGTCTATCCCGATCATCCGCTTAAAGATTACGACCCTGAAACATACCGAATGCTAGGAAAATACTATAGTCCGGCCGATTTCTATACCGATCTTTTTCGATTCCAAGATGAGGGAAAAATGAAACCAATTGAGAGCTTCATCGAGACATCCGTGGAGAGATTTCTTTTAGACCACACCCTTCTTTCTCGATTCTCTCAGTCCTCAATTGAACTCTACGAACGAAAATTTGCAGCTCAGAAAATTTCTGATCAAATAGAGGCTGTTTTTCTTGAAGCGGCATCTGGAAAATAG
- a CDS encoding glycosyltransferase has protein sequence MKCAVLISLFNAEQTLDKTFESLSAQTFQDFRIIAVNDASSDNTGARLTHWQSRFGESRFTIIKNQTNLGLTQSLNAGLAVISEPYTARIDADDWWHPEKLQKQLEYFDSHPGCGIIGSWYENISSHGSKRLSLPETDTEIRQSIFKRNPFAHSCVLFRTDIVKHLGGYDETIRYGQDYDLWLRLLPETVFANVPEILCFRMTEGTLTARRQREQMLQCVKTQFKYLKHYQRPFTEYRFILEPLAVALAPDWLRHLKRKYLG, from the coding sequence ATGAAATGCGCTGTCCTTATTTCTCTCTTTAATGCTGAACAGACGCTCGACAAGACATTCGAGAGCCTTTCGGCGCAGACTTTTCAGGATTTCCGCATAATAGCGGTTAACGATGCCTCAAGTGACAATACTGGGGCTCGTCTCACGCATTGGCAGTCGCGTTTCGGAGAATCACGGTTCACGATCATCAAGAACCAAACGAACCTTGGCCTTACCCAATCCCTCAATGCGGGACTTGCAGTGATCAGCGAACCCTACACGGCGCGCATCGATGCCGATGATTGGTGGCATCCCGAGAAACTCCAAAAACAATTGGAATATTTTGATTCACATCCGGGATGCGGAATCATTGGATCCTGGTATGAAAACATCTCTTCCCATGGATCGAAACGGTTATCGCTACCCGAGACTGATACTGAAATCAGGCAGTCGATCTTCAAACGTAACCCCTTCGCGCATAGCTGCGTCCTCTTCCGGACCGACATAGTAAAACACCTCGGCGGATATGACGAAACCATACGTTATGGCCAAGACTATGACCTCTGGCTCCGTCTCCTCCCGGAAACCGTTTTCGCAAATGTTCCCGAAATACTCTGTTTTCGGATGACTGAAGGAACCCTCACTGCCCGCCGCCAGCGTGAGCAGATGTTGCAGTGCGTAAAGACGCAGTTCAAATATCTCAAGCACTACCAACGACCCTTTACCGAATACCGCTTCATACTTGAACCGCTTGCCGTTGCCCTCGCTCCTGATTGGCTACGCCATCTCAAACGGAAATATTTAGGCTAG
- a CDS encoding methyltransferase domain-containing protein, protein MMKYFDPSHNRLVFFAESATPDFWDRQWQDEQLQKHVTAGIHERFVYPTTKKYLPLGSKILEGGCGKGQFVYSLQERGYEAYGIDFAENIIDRLQSLFPLHHFEHGDVRSLPYPDNTFDGYWSLGVIEHFYDGYEAILKEMVRVVRPDGYLFLTFPHMSKLRRNKARRSKFLIFNSELIKNGNFYQFALPEELVIKDLKGHGFTLVEKRPLEGLKGAKDELTGPVQSLLKSIYAGKNIFAQVLSFILARLLAPYSSHSILLVLRKTRS, encoded by the coding sequence ATGATGAAATATTTTGATCCGTCACACAATCGACTTGTTTTTTTTGCCGAATCCGCCACGCCAGATTTTTGGGATCGGCAATGGCAAGATGAGCAGTTACAAAAACATGTGACCGCAGGGATCCATGAAAGATTCGTCTATCCAACCACAAAAAAATACCTTCCCCTCGGTTCAAAAATTCTCGAGGGAGGCTGTGGAAAGGGGCAGTTCGTCTATTCACTTCAGGAACGTGGCTATGAGGCCTATGGGATCGACTTTGCAGAAAATATCATAGATCGCCTCCAATCCCTTTTTCCGCTACACCACTTTGAACACGGTGATGTTAGATCGCTACCATATCCCGATAACACTTTTGATGGATACTGGTCACTCGGCGTTATCGAACATTTTTATGACGGCTACGAGGCTATCCTCAAGGAAATGGTTCGTGTCGTCCGGCCAGATGGATATCTTTTTCTTACCTTTCCCCACATGTCAAAACTTCGCCGAAACAAAGCTCGTCGATCGAAGTTTTTGATTTTCAATTCGGAGCTAATAAAGAATGGGAATTTCTATCAGTTTGCCCTTCCCGAAGAGTTAGTTATTAAAGATTTGAAAGGTCACGGATTCACACTCGTCGAAAAACGTCCACTAGAAGGACTAAAAGGAGCAAAAGACGAGCTCACCGGCCCTGTTCAGTCCTTGCTAAAATCTATCTACGCGGGAAAGAATATCTTTGCGCAAGTTCTCAGCTTCATTCTCGCACGCCTCCTAGCTCCTTACTCCAGCCATTCCATTCTCCTTGTACTCAGAAAAACACGATCATGA
- a CDS encoding glycosyltransferase family 4 protein: MKILLPFEIKDIGGTATFAAKFRDRISVHGHTLLNQFQSDFDVLLIIADCPLWIPLYAKLIGKKVVQRLDGVYHPATPAGRLYPLYNLKMWIIHRFLADTVIYQSTFSQRSCELFIGKTGAKHTTVIYNGVDVEKIQARNPFSSSPPTKLVTFAKFRRRDQIEPIVESVKHLDPEAFLLDIYGSYTENLRSLFEGLPDNIHFMGKRKNDEMLGLLSGYDIFLFSDQSACPNSVLEAMAAGLPTVAFERGSIPELIESGYNGKTVAVQNDSDPYRDAYPFSGYQYRMFADAIHDVTTDLLTLSENSHKRAKSTYNLDNMIRSYETLLTDNH, from the coding sequence ATGAAAATCCTCCTTCCATTTGAAATTAAAGACATCGGTGGCACCGCGACCTTTGCGGCAAAGTTTCGTGACCGCATCTCTGTTCATGGGCATACGTTACTCAATCAATTTCAGAGTGATTTCGATGTCCTCCTTATCATCGCGGACTGCCCACTCTGGATCCCTCTATATGCCAAACTTATCGGAAAAAAGGTTGTCCAGCGCCTTGATGGCGTGTATCATCCTGCCACTCCAGCCGGTCGACTGTATCCACTCTACAATCTGAAGATGTGGATCATTCATCGATTCCTCGCTGACACCGTCATTTACCAAAGCACTTTCAGCCAACGTTCCTGCGAACTCTTTATCGGAAAGACTGGAGCGAAGCATACCACTGTCATTTACAATGGTGTCGACGTTGAAAAGATACAAGCCCGAAATCCATTCAGCTCCAGTCCCCCGACAAAACTTGTCACCTTTGCCAAGTTCCGCCGCCGCGACCAGATAGAACCGATTGTGGAGTCGGTAAAGCACCTCGATCCCGAGGCCTTCCTGCTCGACATCTACGGTTCTTACACAGAGAATCTCCGGTCGCTCTTCGAAGGTCTTCCTGACAATATCCATTTCATGGGAAAACGAAAAAATGATGAGATGCTGGGGCTACTTTCGGGATACGACATATTCCTCTTTTCCGACCAGTCGGCTTGCCCAAATAGTGTTCTCGAAGCTATGGCGGCTGGATTACCGACGGTTGCCTTCGAGCGAGGGAGCATTCCAGAACTCATCGAATCCGGCTACAATGGAAAAACAGTCGCCGTTCAGAATGATTCGGACCCTTATAGAGACGCGTATCCATTTTCCGGCTACCAGTATAGGATGTTCGCCGATGCGATACACGACGTAACTACCGATCTCCTCACCTTGTCTGAGAACTCCCACAAACGAGCTAAGTCCACGTACAATCTCGATAACATGATACGTTCGTACGAAACTTTACTCACTGACAACCATTGA
- a CDS encoding class I SAM-dependent methyltransferase, translated as MKPEDRENQRYANEDFCTVSKEERLMLDLLKKTVSELGLPNNAVHVLDIGCGSGRISKNLQNLGYHVTGLDFSEEAVKKAVARGIDAKRANLDEGIPPPDATFHIVWAGDIVEHVFDPIGLLRESGRVLKPGGAMLITIPSDVGLVSRVKMLFGISHQEGMYMTSGFYKHHTFFTPRLIRFMLKKAGFNINDFLTVLILGRHRFLVPYLPSMLFNEMVIRAKKPTGL; from the coding sequence ATGAAACCCGAAGACCGAGAGAATCAACGATACGCCAACGAGGACTTTTGTACAGTCAGTAAGGAAGAGCGACTCATGCTCGACCTCCTCAAAAAAACAGTAAGCGAACTTGGGCTTCCAAATAATGCCGTCCACGTACTCGACATTGGTTGCGGTAGTGGACGAATTAGTAAAAACTTACAGAATCTCGGCTACCACGTAACTGGACTCGATTTCTCAGAGGAAGCGGTAAAAAAAGCTGTTGCACGTGGGATCGATGCGAAGCGAGCTAATCTGGATGAAGGTATTCCCCCTCCGGATGCTACCTTTCACATCGTTTGGGCTGGCGATATCGTCGAGCATGTCTTCGACCCGATCGGCCTCCTCCGCGAATCTGGCCGCGTTCTGAAACCAGGCGGCGCTATGCTCATCACTATTCCGAGTGATGTCGGACTCGTTTCGCGCGTCAAGATGCTCTTCGGCATCTCTCATCAAGAAGGCATGTACATGACATCCGGATTCTACAAACACCACACTTTCTTCACCCCGCGACTCATCCGTTTCATGTTGAAGAAAGCTGGATTCAACATAAATGATTTTTTGACGGTTCTCATTCTTGGCCGACATCGATTTCTCGTACCGTACCTTCCGTCAATGCTCTTCAATGAGATGGTAATTCGCGCCAAAAAACCGACCGGATTATGA